The window GATTCTATTCAACAACTGTTCATTTTGCTTTAGAAGCTCATCATATGTGGGCTTTTGCTTCATTGGGTCTGTTTTCTGAAAACCTTTATTGATACAAGATACAAATTTTTGCCGGACCGTTAGCTTTTTCCAGAGCAAAATTCTTGTCAGATAAAGGCTTAGGGAACCCAGCGGCAATCTACAGGGAGATTTTTAACGGGAAAAAATCATCAAACGATAGGGCTTGATGAACATTTGATTCGTTTTGTTGTGTTTATTAAAAAACCAATGAGAACAATATTGCTTTTGGGATTCATGGCATTAACCCAATTTACATCCGGACAAAACGATATGCTCGAACCTTACCGCTGGGAAAACCGGTTGGTTCTGCTTTTTGGATCCACCGAAGATGTCTCCGTTCAGCAACAGCTGAGTGAACTGGAAAAAGAGCCGGCGGAAATCACCGACCGGGACCTGCTCATCTTTCATATTGACTCGAAAGAAGTTCGGTTGGTCAATCAAACAACCAATCGGTCTTTTTCTGCCGATCCCTTTAGAAGTCGATACAACATCAGTAAAAATGAATTCCGCTATATTCTTATCGGAAAGG of the Bacteroidales bacterium genome contains:
- a CDS encoding DUF4174 domain-containing protein → MRTILLLGFMALTQFTSGQNDMLEPYRWENRLVLLFGSTEDVSVQQQLSELEKEPAEITDRDLLIFHIDSKEVRLVNQTTNRSFSADPFRSRYNISKNEFRYILIGKDGGVKLNKKDFVPNKSLFSIIDAMPMRQREMREKK